Proteins encoded by one window of Macaca mulatta isolate MMU2019108-1 chromosome 10, T2T-MMU8v2.0, whole genome shotgun sequence:
- the SGSM3 gene encoding small G protein signaling modulator 3 isoform X24, with amino-acid sequence MSGSHTPSACGPFSALTPSIWPQEILAKYTQKEESAEQPDFYYDEFGFRVYKEEGGEPGSSLLASSPLLEDAPQRLRWQAHLEFTHNHDVGDLTWDKIAVSLPRSEKLRSLVLAGIPHGMRPQLWMRLSGALQKKRNSELSYREIVKNSSNDETLAAKQIEKDLLRTMPSNACFASMGSIGVPRLRRVLRALAWLYPEIGYCQGTGMVAACLLLFLEEEDTFWMMCAIIEDLLPASYFSTTLLGVQTDQRVLRHLIVQYLPRLDKLLQEHDIELSLITLHWFLTAFASVVDIKLLLRIWDLFFYEGSRVLFQLTLGMLHLKEEELIQSENSASIFNTLSDIPSQMEDAELLLGVAMRLAGSLTDVAVETQRRKHLAYLIADQGQLLGTGTLTNLSQVVRRRTQRRKSTITALLFGEDDLEALKAKNIKQTELVADLREAILRVARHFQCADPKNCSVELTPDYSMESHQRDHENYVACSRGHRRRAKALLDFERHDDDELGFRKNDIITIVSQKDEHCWVGELNGLRGWFPAKFVEVLDERSKEYSIAGDDSVTEGVTDLVRGTLCPALKALFEHGLKKPSLLGGACHPWLFIEEAAGREVERDFASVYSRLVLCKTFRSFGAPSGWTKMARS; translated from the exons ATGTCAG GAAGCCATACACCTTCTGCCTGTGGCCCTTTCTCAGCCCTGACTCCGAGCATATGGCCCCAGGAGATCCTGGCCAAGTATACACAG AAGGAAGAGTCAGCAGAGCAACCAGATTTCTACTACGATGAGTTTGGTTTCCGTGTGTACAAGGAAG AAGGTGGTGAGCCTGGCTCTAGTCTGCTGGCGAGCTCCCCGCTGCTGGAGGATGCTCCACAGAGGCTGCGGTGGCAGGCCCACCTGGAGTTCACCCATAACCACGATGTGGGGGATCTCACCTGGGACAAGATTGCAGTCTCTCTGCCCCGCTCTGAGAAGCTCCGTTCCCTGGTGCTGGCCGGCATCCCACATGGCATGAGGCCACAG CTATGGATGCGGCTCTCTGGGGCCCTGCAGAAGAAGAGGAACTCCGAGCTGTCCTACCGCGAGATTGTGAAGAACAGCTCCAATGATGAGACCCTTGCTGCCAAGCAG ATTGAGAAGGACCTGCTGCGCACCATGCCCAGCAACGCCTGCTTCGCCAGCATGGGCAGCATCGGGGTGCCCCGCCTGCGCAGGGTGCTCCGGGCCCTGGCCTGGCTCTACCCAGAGATCGGCTACTGCCAGGGCACTGGTATG GTGGCTGCCTGCCTCCTGCtgttcctggaggaggaggacacCTTCTGGATGATGTGCGCCATCATCGAGGACCTGCTCCCCGCCTCCTACTTCAGCACCACCCTGCTGGGCGTCCAGACTGACCAGCGGGTCCTGCGCCACCTCATTGTCCAGTACCTGCCTCGCCTGGACAAGCTGCTCCAGGAGCATGACATCG AGCTGTCCCTGATCACACTGCACTGGTTCCTCACGGCCTTCGCCAGCGTGGTGGACATCAAGCTGCTTCTGCGCATCTGGGACCTGTTTTTCTATGAGGGCTCCCGGGTGCTGTTCCAGCTCACGCTGGGCATGCTGCACCTCAAG GAAGAAGAGCTGATCCAGTCAGAGAACTCAGCCTCCATCTTCAACACGCTATCGGATATCCCGTCGCAGATGGAGGACGCGGAGCTGCTTCTGGGGGTGGCCATGCGGCTGGCCGGCTCCCTCACCGACGTGGCTGTGGAGACTCAGCGCCGCAAGCACCTGGCCTATCTCATTGCAGACCAGGGTCAGCTCCTGGGGACCGGCACCCTCACCAACCTCTCTCAG GTTGTTCGCCGCAGGACCCAGCGGAGGAAGTCCACCATCACTGCTCTGCTCTTCG GGGAGGATGACCTGGAGGCACTCAAGGCCAAGAACATCAAGCAGACGGAACTGGTGGCTGACCTCCGGGAAGCCATCCTGCGCGTGGCGCGTCACTTCCAGTGCGCAGACCCCAAAAACTGCAGCGTG GAGCTGACTCCAGACTACAGCATGGAGAGCCACCAGCGGGACCACGAGAACTATGTGGCATGTTCACGCGGCCACCGGCGCCGAGCCAAGGCCCTGCTGGACTTCGAGCGGCACGACGACGACGAGCTGGGCTTCCGCAAGAACGACATCATCACA ATCGTGTCTCAGAAGGACGAGCACTGCTGGGTGGGGGAGCTCAACGGCCTTCGAG GCTGGTTTCCAGCCAAGTTTGTGGAAGTCCTGGATGAGCGCAGCAAAGAG TATTCCATCGCGGGGGACGACTCAGTGACGGAGGGGGTCACAGACCTCGTGCGAGGGACCCTCTGCCCGGCCCTTAAGGCCCTGTTCGAACATGGACTGAAGAAGCCATCCCTGCTTGGGGGCGCCTGCCACCCCTGGCTGTTTATAGAGGAG GCTGCAGGCCGGGAGGTCGAGAGAGATTTTGCCTCCGTGTATTCCCGCCTGGTGCTCTGTAAGACCTTCAG
- the SGSM3 gene encoding small G protein signaling modulator 3 isoform X23, with amino-acid sequence MSGSHTPSACGPFSALTPSIWPQEILAKYTQKEESAEQPDFYYDEFGFRVYKEEGGEPGSSLLASSPLLEDAPQRLRWQAHLEFTHNHDVGDLTWDKIAVSLPRSEKLRSLVLAGIPHGMRPQLWMRLSGALQKKRNSELSYREIVKNSSNDETLAAKQGVTRSCCCGCQWLPDRLRRTCCAPCPATPASPAWAASGCPACAGCSGPWPGSTQRSATARALVAACLLLFLEEEDTFWMMCAIIEDLLPASYFSTTLLGVQTDQRVLRHLIVQYLPRLDKLLQEHDIELSLITLHWFLTAFASVVDIKLLLRIWDLFFYEGSRVLFQLTLGMLHLKEEELIQSENSASIFNTLSDIPSQMEDAELLLGVAMRLAGSLTDVAVETQRRKHLAYLIADQGQLLGTGTLTNLSQVVRRRTQRRKSTITALLFGEDDLEALKAKNIKQTELVADLREAILRVARHFQCADPKNCSVELTPDYSMESHQRDHENYVACSRGHRRRAKALLDFERHDDDELGFRKNDIITIVSQKDEHCWVGELNGLRGWFPAKFVEVLDERSKEYSIAGDDSVTEGVTDLVRGTLCPALKALFEHGLKKPSLLGGACHPWLFIEEAAGREVERDFASVYSRLVLCKTFRSFGAPSGWTKMARS; translated from the exons ATGTCAG GAAGCCATACACCTTCTGCCTGTGGCCCTTTCTCAGCCCTGACTCCGAGCATATGGCCCCAGGAGATCCTGGCCAAGTATACACAG AAGGAAGAGTCAGCAGAGCAACCAGATTTCTACTACGATGAGTTTGGTTTCCGTGTGTACAAGGAAG AAGGTGGTGAGCCTGGCTCTAGTCTGCTGGCGAGCTCCCCGCTGCTGGAGGATGCTCCACAGAGGCTGCGGTGGCAGGCCCACCTGGAGTTCACCCATAACCACGATGTGGGGGATCTCACCTGGGACAAGATTGCAGTCTCTCTGCCCCGCTCTGAGAAGCTCCGTTCCCTGGTGCTGGCCGGCATCCCACATGGCATGAGGCCACAG CTATGGATGCGGCTCTCTGGGGCCCTGCAGAAGAAGAGGAACTCCGAGCTGTCCTACCGCGAGATTGTGAAGAACAGCTCCAATGATGAGACCCTTGCTGCCAAGCAG GGTGTCACAAGGTCTTGTTGTTGTGGGTGCCAATGGCTGCCGGACAGATTGAGAAGGACCTGCTGCGCACCATGCCCAGCAACGCCTGCTTCGCCAGCATGGGCAGCATCGGGGTGCCCCGCCTGCGCAGGGTGCTCCGGGCCCTGGCCTGGCTCTACCCAGAGATCGGCTACTGCCAGGGCACTG GTGGCTGCCTGCCTCCTGCtgttcctggaggaggaggacacCTTCTGGATGATGTGCGCCATCATCGAGGACCTGCTCCCCGCCTCCTACTTCAGCACCACCCTGCTGGGCGTCCAGACTGACCAGCGGGTCCTGCGCCACCTCATTGTCCAGTACCTGCCTCGCCTGGACAAGCTGCTCCAGGAGCATGACATCG AGCTGTCCCTGATCACACTGCACTGGTTCCTCACGGCCTTCGCCAGCGTGGTGGACATCAAGCTGCTTCTGCGCATCTGGGACCTGTTTTTCTATGAGGGCTCCCGGGTGCTGTTCCAGCTCACGCTGGGCATGCTGCACCTCAAG GAAGAAGAGCTGATCCAGTCAGAGAACTCAGCCTCCATCTTCAACACGCTATCGGATATCCCGTCGCAGATGGAGGACGCGGAGCTGCTTCTGGGGGTGGCCATGCGGCTGGCCGGCTCCCTCACCGACGTGGCTGTGGAGACTCAGCGCCGCAAGCACCTGGCCTATCTCATTGCAGACCAGGGTCAGCTCCTGGGGACCGGCACCCTCACCAACCTCTCTCAG GTTGTTCGCCGCAGGACCCAGCGGAGGAAGTCCACCATCACTGCTCTGCTCTTCG GGGAGGATGACCTGGAGGCACTCAAGGCCAAGAACATCAAGCAGACGGAACTGGTGGCTGACCTCCGGGAAGCCATCCTGCGCGTGGCGCGTCACTTCCAGTGCGCAGACCCCAAAAACTGCAGCGTG GAGCTGACTCCAGACTACAGCATGGAGAGCCACCAGCGGGACCACGAGAACTATGTGGCATGTTCACGCGGCCACCGGCGCCGAGCCAAGGCCCTGCTGGACTTCGAGCGGCACGACGACGACGAGCTGGGCTTCCGCAAGAACGACATCATCACA ATCGTGTCTCAGAAGGACGAGCACTGCTGGGTGGGGGAGCTCAACGGCCTTCGAG GCTGGTTTCCAGCCAAGTTTGTGGAAGTCCTGGATGAGCGCAGCAAAGAG TATTCCATCGCGGGGGACGACTCAGTGACGGAGGGGGTCACAGACCTCGTGCGAGGGACCCTCTGCCCGGCCCTTAAGGCCCTGTTCGAACATGGACTGAAGAAGCCATCCCTGCTTGGGGGCGCCTGCCACCCCTGGCTGTTTATAGAGGAG GCTGCAGGCCGGGAGGTCGAGAGAGATTTTGCCTCCGTGTATTCCCGCCTGGTGCTCTGTAAGACCTTCAG